In the Streptomyces fradiae ATCC 10745 = DSM 40063 genome, CGGCCCGCTCGGCGGCGCGCTGCTCCTCGTACGTACGCCCGGCGGCGCCCCGCAGCAGGGTCTTGGTCTCCACGACCGCGTCGCGCGGCGCGGCCAGCAGCGCGGCGGCCAGGTCCCGCACGGCCGCGTCCAGCTCGCCGCCGGGCACCACGAGGTTGGCCAGGCCGACGCGCTCGGCCTCCTCGGCGTGGACGAAGCGCCCGGTGGCGCAGATCTCCAGGGCGCGGGCGTAGCCGACGGCGGCGACCAGGGGGTGCGTGCCGGTCAGGTCGGGCACGAGGCCCAGGCTGGTCTCGCGCATCGCGAACTGCACGTCCTCGGCGACGACCCGCAGGTCGCAGGCGAGGGCGAGCTGGAAGCCGGCACCGATAGCGTGGCCCTGGACGGCCGCGATCGACACGATGTCGTTGCGGCGCCACCAGGTGAACGCCTCCTGGTACTCGGCGATGAGCGCGTCGAGGTCCTCGTCGGAGCCGCGCGCCATGTCGAGGAAGGACGGCTCGCCGTCGAACCCCTCCGGCGTGAACGCCTGCCGGTCGAGCCCGGCGGAGAACGACCTGCCCTCCCCGCGCAGCACGACGACCCGCACGGAGCCCGGCAGGGCGCGCCCCGCCTCGGTGAGGGCCCGCCACAGGGCGGGCGACTGGACGTTGCGCTTCGCCGGGTTGGTGAGGGTCACCGTGGCGACGGCGTCCTCGACGGTGAGACGTACACCGTCCTTGTCGAGCACGACGAGGGCAGGGTCGAGCGAGGTCATGGGACGCCTCCGGATCCGGTGCAGCGGTCGGTCGGCGCGGCCGTGCGGCCGCGCCGACCCACAAATTACTGCACAGTAACCATCCGGTCGACCGCCTGACCGTGGTGGACCACGGCCGGGACCGGCCGGACGGCACCGCCGGAACCGCCGGGACGCCTCGCGACCCGCGCGCGGCGATCAGGCCGAGGGGGCCTTCTTGCCGCGGGTCGCTCCACCGCGTCCGCGCAACACGACTCCGGACTCGGTGAGCATCCGGTGGACGAATCCGTAGGACCGGCCGGTCTCCTCGGCCAGGGCGCGGATGCTCACGCCGTCGTCGTACTTCTTCTTCAGGTCTGCCGCGAGCTTCTCGCGCGCGGCGCCGGTCACCCGGCTGCCCTTCTTCAGAGTCTCGGCCACCCGTGCCTCCTCATGGGAAGTGCGCTCTGGACTTCTCATGATCACCCCTCCGGAGCCACATGGCCAGTGATTCGACGAGGGATCTGGACGCGGGTTTCCCCGCGCGGCGTCGGCGCGGACGCCGGACAAGGCGGGCGAGAAGCCCGTCCGGCGGTGAAGTACCAGGTCAGCGCGGTACGGAAGGGACGTGCGCGGCGGGGCGCCGGGGCCGGGGGAGCACCCGGTGCCACGCCGCGGTACGAGATCCGCTCACTCAGATGAAGGATCACGGCTAGGCCGAACGATCCAGGAGGACATGATCAGGAGCGGTCAGGCGAGCGAGACCAGGTCCGCGTAGTCCGCTCCCCACAGGTCCTCGACCCCGTCCGGAAGGAGGATGATCCGCTCCGGCTGGAGCGCGTCGACGGCGCCCTCGTCGTGCGTGACCAGCACCACCGCGCCCTTGTAGGTGCGCAGCGCGCCGAGGATCTCCTCGCGGCTCGCCGGGTCGAGGTTGTTCGTCGGCTCGTCGAGGAGGAGGACGTTCGCCGAGGAGACGACGAGGGTGGCCAGCGCGAGACGGGTCTTCTCGCCGCCGGAGAGGACCCCGGCCGGCTTGTCCACGTCGTCGCCGGAGAACAGGAACGAGCCGAGGACCTTGCGGACCTCCACCAGGTCCAGGTCGGGCGCGGCCGAGCGCATGTTCTCCAGCACCGTGCGGTCCGGGTCGAGCGTCTCGTGCTCCTGGGCGTAGTAGCCGAGCTTCAGGCCGTGGCCCGGGGTGACCTCGCCGGTGTCGGGCTTCTCCACGCCCGCCAGCAGCCGCAGCAGGGTCGTCTTGCCGGCGCCGTTGAGGCCGAGGATGACGACGCGGGAGCCCTTGTCGATGGCGAGGCTCACGTCCGTGAAGATCTCCAGCGAGCCGTAGGACTTGGACAGCCCCTCCGCGGTCAGCGGCGTCCTGCCGCAGGGCGCGGGCTCGGGGAAGCGGAGCTTGGCGACCTTGTCGGACTGGCGGGTCTCCTCCAGTCCGGAGAGCAGCTTCTCGGCGCGGCGGGCCATGTTCTGCGCGGCGACCGTCTTGGTGGCCTTGGCGCGCATCTTGTCTGCCTGGGCGTTGAGCGCGGCGGCCTTCTTCTCGGCGTTCTGCCGCTCGCGGCGGCGGCGCTTCTCGTCGTCCTCGCGCTGGCGCTGGTAGAGCTTCCAGCCCATGTTGTAGATGTCGATCACCGAGCGGTTGGCGTCCAGGTAGAAGACCTTGTTGACGACCGTCTCGACCAGGTCGACGTCGTGGGAGATGACGACGAAGCCGCCGCGGTAGGACTTGAGGTAGTCGCGCAGCCAGGTGATCGAGTCGGCGTCGAGGTGGTTGGTCGGCTCGTCCAGGAGCAGCGTGTCCGCGTCGGAGAACAGGATGCGGGCCAGCTCGATGCGGCGGCGCTGGCCGCCGGAGAGGGTGTGCAGGGGCTGGCCGAGGACGCGGTCGGGCAGGCCGAGGGCGGCGGCGATGGTGGCCGCCTCGGCCTCGGCCGCGTAACCGCCCTTGGTGAGGAACTCGGTCTCCTGGCGCTCGTACTGCTTGAGGGCCTTCTCGCGGGTGGCGCCCTTGCCGCCCGCGATGCGCTCCTCGTTGAGCCGCATCTTGCGGATCAGCACGTCGAGGCCGCGGGCGGAGAGGATCCGGTCGCGGGCGAGGACGTCGAGGTCGCCGGTGCGGGGGTCCTGCGGCAGGTAGCCGACCTGGCCGGAGCGGGTGATGGTGCCGGAGGCGGGGATGCCCTCGCCCGCGAGGCACTTGGTGAGGGTGGTCTTGCCGGCGCCGTTGCGGCCGACGAGGCCGATGCGGTCGCCCCTGGTGATGCGGAACGAGGCGGATTCGATGAGGACGCGGGCTCCGGCGCGCAGCTCAAGGCCGGTGGCGGTGATCACGGACAGACTCCAGGGCGGGGGGACGACGGGCGGACGGCGGCTGCGGTGGCGTCGGCACCGTCTAATGCGCAGGGAGAATGGCCATGGGGGCCAGTCTAACGGGCCCGTGCAACTGGTTTTCCGGCGCTCGGCGGGCCCGCGGCGGCCCCGGCGCAGGGCCGTCGCGAACCCGGTCCCGACGCGCTCGCTCCGGCCGTCCGCGCGGCCCGAGCGCGG is a window encoding:
- a CDS encoding enoyl-CoA hydratase/isomerase family protein codes for the protein MTSLDPALVVLDKDGVRLTVEDAVATVTLTNPAKRNVQSPALWRALTEAGRALPGSVRVVVLRGEGRSFSAGLDRQAFTPEGFDGEPSFLDMARGSDEDLDALIAEYQEAFTWWRRNDIVSIAAVQGHAIGAGFQLALACDLRVVAEDVQFAMRETSLGLVPDLTGTHPLVAAVGYARALEICATGRFVHAEEAERVGLANLVVPGGELDAAVRDLAAALLAAPRDAVVETKTLLRGAAGRTYEEQRAAERAAQTRRLRDLAGLSD
- a CDS encoding helix-turn-helix domain-containing protein, giving the protein MAETLKKGSRVTGAAREKLAADLKKKYDDGVSIRALAEETGRSYGFVHRMLTESGVVLRGRGGATRGKKAPSA
- a CDS encoding ABC-F family ATP-binding cassette domain-containing protein; the encoded protein is MITATGLELRAGARVLIESASFRITRGDRIGLVGRNGAGKTTLTKCLAGEGIPASGTITRSGQVGYLPQDPRTGDLDVLARDRILSARGLDVLIRKMRLNEERIAGGKGATREKALKQYERQETEFLTKGGYAAEAEAATIAAALGLPDRVLGQPLHTLSGGQRRRIELARILFSDADTLLLDEPTNHLDADSITWLRDYLKSYRGGFVVISHDVDLVETVVNKVFYLDANRSVIDIYNMGWKLYQRQREDDEKRRRRERQNAEKKAAALNAQADKMRAKATKTVAAQNMARRAEKLLSGLEETRQSDKVAKLRFPEPAPCGRTPLTAEGLSKSYGSLEIFTDVSLAIDKGSRVVILGLNGAGKTTLLRLLAGVEKPDTGEVTPGHGLKLGYYAQEHETLDPDRTVLENMRSAAPDLDLVEVRKVLGSFLFSGDDVDKPAGVLSGGEKTRLALATLVVSSANVLLLDEPTNNLDPASREEILGALRTYKGAVVLVTHDEGAVDALQPERIILLPDGVEDLWGADYADLVSLA